A single genomic interval of Dyella sp. GSA-30 harbors:
- the polA gene encoding DNA polymerase I — MAKLILIDGSSYLYRAFHALPPLSNAQGEPTGALFGVVNMLRSTLKAQPEYLAFVSDAPGPTFRDELYDQYKANRPPMPDDLRAQVQPMLAIVAALGFPVLCVPGVEADDVIGTLAEQAHAQGIDVLISTGDKDLAQLVRPGVTLINTMTNTTMDVGGVFDKFGVKPEQIVDFLSLTGDSVDNVPGVTKCGPKTAAKWLAEYGTLDNVIANADKIGGKIGENLREALPNLPLSRSLVTIKTDVPLDVGVTGLTQRERHIEQLRELFTRYDFKAALKDLDAQTKAGETAAPATVADAIVPAQVQDTALSEPGSYELVVTLEAFDRWLASLKDAPLIAFDTETTGLDAMLADIVGLSLSIEPGKACYVPLAHDYPGAPAQLARDTVLAALKPIFEDASRPKLGQHAKYDMNILSRYGIVVQGLKHDSMLESYVWNATATRHDMDSLAKKYLGYDTVKYEEVAGKGAKQISFSQVDLDTACRYAAEDADITLRLHHALWPKLESAPSLRKVYEEIEIPLVPVLAEMEQRGVLIDVNQLRLQSQQLGKRMVELQQQAYQVAGHEFSLDSPKQLQAVLFDELKLPVKVKTPTGQPSTNEEALDAIADAHELPRIILDYRGLAKLRSTYTDKLAGNVNPHTGRVHTSYHQGAVATGRVSSSDPNLQNIPVRTEEGRRIRQAFVAPEGWSILAADYSQIELRIMAHLSGDEGLLRAFQEGGDVHRATAAEVFGVTPAEVSTNQRRAAKAINFGLMYGMSAFGLARQLGVDRGEASDYMARYFTRYPGVHAFMEATREQAHRDGYVETIFGRRLYLENLTARNQALRAGAERAAVNAPMQGSAADIIKRAMISVAGWLKTRDDAHMLMQVHDELVFEVRKDSVEDVRREVVARMSGAAELRVPLLVEAGVGANWDEAH; from the coding sequence ATGGCCAAGCTCATCCTGATCGACGGTTCCTCCTACCTCTATCGTGCCTTCCACGCATTGCCGCCGTTGAGCAATGCGCAAGGCGAACCCACCGGCGCCCTGTTCGGCGTGGTCAATATGCTGCGCTCCACCTTGAAGGCGCAGCCCGAATATCTGGCCTTCGTCAGCGACGCGCCTGGACCCACCTTCCGCGACGAGCTGTACGACCAGTACAAGGCCAACCGGCCGCCGATGCCCGACGATCTGCGCGCCCAGGTGCAACCGATGCTGGCGATCGTCGCCGCGCTCGGCTTCCCCGTGCTGTGCGTACCGGGCGTCGAAGCGGACGACGTGATCGGCACCCTGGCCGAACAGGCGCATGCGCAGGGCATCGACGTGCTCATCTCTACCGGCGACAAGGATCTGGCGCAGCTGGTGCGCCCAGGTGTCACGCTGATCAACACCATGACCAACACCACGATGGATGTGGGCGGTGTGTTTGACAAATTCGGCGTCAAGCCCGAACAGATCGTCGACTTTCTGTCGCTTACCGGTGACAGCGTCGACAACGTGCCCGGCGTCACCAAATGCGGCCCCAAGACGGCCGCCAAGTGGCTGGCCGAATACGGCACGCTGGACAACGTGATCGCCAACGCCGACAAGATCGGCGGCAAGATCGGCGAGAACCTGCGCGAAGCGCTGCCCAATTTGCCGCTGTCGCGGTCGCTGGTAACGATCAAGACCGATGTGCCGCTGGATGTCGGGGTCACCGGATTGACGCAGCGCGAGCGCCATATCGAGCAGCTACGTGAGCTGTTCACGCGTTACGATTTCAAGGCTGCGCTGAAGGATCTGGACGCGCAGACCAAAGCCGGCGAAACCGCCGCGCCCGCCACGGTCGCCGATGCCATCGTGCCCGCGCAGGTGCAGGACACGGCACTCTCCGAGCCAGGCAGTTATGAGCTGGTCGTCACACTGGAGGCGTTCGACCGCTGGCTTGCCAGCCTGAAAGATGCGCCGTTGATCGCGTTCGACACCGAGACCACCGGCCTCGATGCGATGCTGGCCGATATCGTCGGTCTGAGCCTTTCCATCGAACCCGGCAAGGCCTGTTATGTGCCACTGGCACATGACTATCCCGGTGCCCCCGCGCAGCTTGCTCGCGACACGGTATTGGCCGCGCTCAAGCCCATCTTCGAAGATGCCTCGCGCCCCAAGCTCGGCCAGCACGCCAAGTACGACATGAACATCCTGTCGCGCTACGGCATCGTGGTGCAGGGGCTCAAGCACGATTCGATGCTCGAGTCCTATGTGTGGAACGCCACCGCGACGCGTCATGACATGGATTCGCTGGCGAAGAAATACCTCGGCTACGACACCGTCAAGTACGAGGAGGTCGCCGGCAAGGGCGCCAAGCAGATTTCGTTCTCGCAGGTCGATCTCGATACCGCCTGCCGCTACGCCGCCGAAGACGCCGACATTACGCTACGCCTGCACCATGCCTTGTGGCCCAAGCTCGAAAGTGCGCCGTCGCTGCGCAAGGTCTACGAGGAAATCGAGATACCGCTGGTGCCCGTGCTTGCCGAGATGGAACAGCGCGGCGTGCTGATCGACGTCAATCAGCTGCGCCTGCAAAGCCAACAACTGGGTAAGCGTATGGTCGAACTGCAACAGCAGGCGTACCAGGTGGCCGGCCACGAGTTCAGCCTCGACTCGCCCAAGCAGTTGCAGGCCGTGTTGTTCGACGAACTCAAGCTGCCGGTCAAGGTAAAGACGCCGACCGGCCAGCCTTCCACCAACGAAGAGGCACTGGACGCGATTGCCGATGCGCACGAACTGCCGCGCATCATTCTGGACTATCGCGGCCTGGCAAAGCTTCGCTCCACCTATACCGACAAGCTCGCTGGCAACGTCAATCCGCATACCGGCCGCGTGCATACCAGCTACCACCAGGGCGCGGTGGCCACCGGCCGCGTGTCCTCGTCCGATCCGAACCTGCAGAACATCCCGGTACGCACCGAGGAAGGTCGGCGTATCCGTCAGGCCTTTGTCGCACCGGAGGGTTGGTCGATCCTGGCGGCGGACTACTCGCAGATCGAGCTGCGCATCATGGCGCATCTATCGGGTGACGAAGGCCTGCTGCGTGCGTTCCAGGAAGGCGGCGACGTGCATCGCGCCACCGCGGCGGAAGTGTTCGGTGTGACGCCCGCGGAAGTCAGCACCAATCAACGCCGCGCGGCCAAGGCGATCAATTTCGGCTTGATGTACGGCATGAGCGCGTTCGGTCTCGCGCGTCAGCTCGGCGTGGATCGCGGCGAAGCCAGCGACTATATGGCGCGCTATTTCACGCGTTATCCCGGCGTGCATGCGTTTATGGAAGCCACGCGCGAACAGGCGCATCGCGACGGTTATGTCGAAACCATTTTCGGCCGCCGCCTGTATCTGGAAAATCTCACCGCGCGCAATCAGGCCTTGCGTGCCGGTGCCGAGCGCGCCGCCGTCAACGCGCCCATGCAAGGCAGTGCCGCGGACATCATCAAGCGCGCGATGATTTCAGTCGCCGGCTGGCTCAAGACACGTGACGATGCGCACATGCTGATGCAGGTGCACGATGAATTGGTCTTTGAAGTGCGTAAGGATTCCGTGGAAGACGTGCGGCGCGAAGTCGTTGCACGCATGTCCGGCGCCGCCGAGTTGCGTGTGCCCTTGCTGGTCGAGGCGGGTGTAGGAGCCAACTGGGACGAGGCGCATTGA
- a CDS encoding glutathione S-transferase, with translation MRYELYYWTGIQGRGEYVRLALEDAGANYIDVAREEGDEVMMPFLQGAQSGPLPFAPPFLKAGRLVIAQTAAILFYLGPKLKLVPATESAQFHALQLQQTVADFVVEIHDTHHPIASGDYYENQRDAAKKRAEDFRECRLPKFLGYFEHVLERGGKKYALRSHSYVDLSLFQLMSGLDYAFPKAMKRLNRRMPLLRDLQKRVADRPSIATYLASERRLAFNESGIFRHYAELDDS, from the coding sequence ATGCGTTACGAACTGTATTACTGGACCGGCATTCAGGGCCGCGGCGAATATGTACGGCTCGCGCTTGAAGACGCAGGTGCCAACTACATCGATGTGGCGCGCGAAGAAGGCGATGAGGTCATGATGCCATTCCTGCAGGGAGCCCAGTCCGGCCCTCTCCCTTTCGCACCACCGTTTCTCAAGGCGGGTCGGCTGGTCATCGCCCAGACTGCCGCGATCCTGTTTTATCTCGGACCCAAATTGAAACTGGTGCCGGCCACCGAGTCCGCCCAGTTCCATGCCCTGCAGTTGCAGCAGACGGTGGCCGACTTCGTGGTGGAGATCCACGATACGCATCATCCGATCGCCAGCGGCGACTACTACGAAAACCAACGCGACGCCGCAAAAAAGCGCGCGGAAGATTTTCGCGAATGCCGATTGCCGAAATTTCTCGGCTATTTCGAACACGTACTCGAACGCGGCGGCAAGAAGTACGCGTTGCGCTCGCACTCCTACGTCGACTTGTCGCTGTTTCAGCTGATGTCTGGCCTGGACTATGCCTTCCCCAAGGCGATGAAACGCCTCAACCGACGGATGCCGTTGCTGCGCGATCTGCAGAAACGCGTCGCGGACCGTCCCTCTATCGCGACCTATCTGGCCTCCGAGCGTCGCCTCGCATTCAACGAGAGCGGCATCTTCCGGCATTACGCGGAACTGGACGACTCGTAG
- a CDS encoding dienelactone hydrolase family protein, whose product MIRHTLYKVLCASALAALLSSTPLHANDDLEARFGPQALLARQHHAAVDVLTVGNGAERVYVFVPTQPALHGKVPLVLLHHGWQGMNPLNFGALIDHLARSGQVVIYPVYQLSADTSPQVVTQNAAQADRRGIDALERQRSLRPDPQRVLYVGYSMGAAISLNLALDPVRYALPAPRALVLEAPGDAYHVAHGDDARSIIGEVEKLPADLPVAILTGSADTSIGLPTARKLAARLCQIRADRRVLMVLPSDEHAGKTVHAAHGSPGAPDSRYDFALKRNDIPTQIPARDGFEPSASLNQLDFYGYWKVIDAMVDSLPERSLPDAVFGNGTAAQRYLGVWPDGTPYAAASVETLCP is encoded by the coding sequence ATGATCCGCCATACCCTATACAAGGTGCTTTGTGCTTCGGCGCTGGCAGCGCTCTTGTCGTCTACGCCCCTGCACGCCAACGACGATCTGGAAGCACGTTTTGGCCCGCAAGCCCTGCTGGCGCGGCAGCACCATGCCGCAGTCGACGTGCTGACCGTGGGTAATGGTGCCGAGCGGGTCTACGTATTCGTGCCGACGCAACCCGCGTTGCATGGCAAGGTTCCGCTGGTGCTGCTGCATCATGGCTGGCAGGGCATGAATCCGCTGAACTTCGGCGCCTTGATCGATCACCTCGCACGCAGCGGACAAGTGGTGATCTATCCGGTGTATCAGCTTTCGGCCGATACCTCGCCACAGGTGGTCACGCAGAACGCAGCCCAGGCCGATCGTCGCGGCATCGATGCGCTTGAACGGCAACGCAGCTTGCGGCCGGATCCGCAGCGCGTGCTGTATGTGGGTTACTCGATGGGCGCGGCGATCTCGCTGAACCTGGCGCTGGATCCCGTGCGCTACGCGTTGCCCGCGCCCCGTGCACTGGTGCTCGAAGCACCGGGCGATGCGTATCACGTGGCGCACGGCGACGATGCCCGCAGCATTATCGGCGAGGTAGAGAAACTGCCTGCCGATTTGCCGGTAGCGATTCTCACCGGCTCGGCGGATACCTCGATCGGCCTGCCCACGGCGCGCAAGCTCGCCGCGCGGCTATGCCAGATTCGCGCCGACCGCCGTGTCCTGATGGTGCTGCCCAGCGACGAGCATGCCGGCAAGACGGTGCATGCTGCGCACGGCTCGCCCGGCGCGCCGGATTCGCGCTACGACTTTGCCCTGAAGCGCAATGACATCCCGACGCAGATTCCTGCACGCGACGGCTTCGAACCGTCGGCGTCGCTCAACCAGCTGGATTTCTACGGCTACTGGAAAGTCATCGATGCGATGGTCGACAGCCTTCCCGAACGGAGTCTGCCGGATGCGGTATTTGGCAATGGCACGGCGGCACAGCGGTATCTAGGCGTGTGGCCGGATGGGACGCCGTATGCGGCGGCTAGCGTGGAAACGCTTTGTCCGTGA
- a CDS encoding LysR family transcriptional regulator — MNISLRQLRAFLAVAKLRHFRRAADSLHLTQPAVSRHIAELESELEVKLFDRNTREVVPTEAGRYLHSAIERVLDELEGVLAHVHSESERRHGKVRVASVPTLSANLMPACIAACAQRYPELTVQLHDQVQALVLESVRGGEVDFGVTVEPADTEAFDSEIIMHDAFVLVCRRDHVLATRAQVSWKKLKGQPLVLLDYASGSRRLIDRHLGQYAVDAQVVQQTGHTQTAFSMVDAGLGITITPSLSTTQLPPSLVALPLTPVARRAITLIRRRHRSLSPVAELVWSQIRATATSLTQT; from the coding sequence ATGAATATCAGTCTGCGCCAGCTCAGGGCCTTTCTGGCAGTCGCCAAACTGCGGCATTTCCGTCGTGCCGCCGACAGCCTGCACCTGACCCAGCCGGCTGTCAGCCGTCATATCGCCGAGCTCGAAAGCGAGCTCGAGGTAAAGCTCTTCGACCGCAATACGCGCGAGGTCGTACCGACCGAAGCGGGACGCTATCTGCACAGCGCGATCGAGCGCGTACTGGACGAGCTCGAAGGCGTACTCGCCCATGTCCACTCGGAAAGCGAACGCCGGCACGGCAAGGTACGCGTTGCATCCGTCCCGACCTTGTCGGCCAACCTGATGCCAGCGTGTATCGCCGCCTGTGCGCAACGCTATCCCGAGCTCACCGTGCAACTGCATGACCAGGTGCAGGCCCTCGTGCTGGAAAGCGTCCGTGGCGGCGAAGTGGATTTCGGCGTCACCGTCGAACCGGCCGATACAGAGGCATTCGATAGCGAAATCATCATGCATGACGCCTTCGTACTGGTATGTCGCCGTGACCATGTTCTTGCGACGCGTGCGCAAGTGTCGTGGAAAAAACTCAAGGGTCAGCCATTGGTTCTGCTCGACTACGCATCGGGCAGTCGTCGCCTGATCGATCGTCATCTGGGCCAGTACGCCGTCGATGCCCAGGTGGTGCAGCAAACCGGTCACACGCAAACGGCATTCAGCATGGTCGATGCAGGCCTTGGCATCACGATCACGCCTAGCCTTTCCACCACGCAGTTGCCGCCTTCGCTGGTAGCGCTGCCGCTTACCCCGGTGGCACGCCGTGCCATCACGCTGATACGTCGGCGTCATCGCTCGCTGTCACCGGTGGCGGAGCTGGTGTGGTCGCAGATTCGTGCGACAGCGACGTCTCTCACGCAAACTTGA
- a CDS encoding alpha-amylase family glycosyl hydrolase, which translates to MMKKLLLSLVLTLAAGQAAAQQVEYVGTDAPFASNAIYFVMTDRFVNGDTSNDHRDQGGMHHTFDIPVPGPNGESDNIGYLGGDFKGILNNAGYIRGMGFGAVWITPIVENPDEAFTGGDPVTWGASLADRGKAGYHGYWGVNFYKLDEHLPSKDLDFARFTDKMRAQGLKTVLDIVANHGSPSFSMPKAQPQFGQIFDKDGKLIADHQNLRPDQLDPVHNPLHRFYHAYDDLAQLSNNDDENPAVLDYFVGAYLQWADQGADAFRIDTISHMSTTFWRQFAERIRAKHPGFFMFGEAFDYSPDDIGQYTWARNGGISVLDFPLRQRIAEVFEHSHSDYARVAERLYLRNGPYQNPYELVTFYDNHDMARLNATDDGFVDANNWLFTARGIPAVYYGSEIGFERGRAEHQGNRNYFGQERIDAAPRSRIYQQLARIARLREKIPALQRGLMLPVRIEGDQAVFYRVYQKGEVHQIALVLLNKGDTAADMVVTPYLQPGTWKPALGGDAVTVNEGGALKARVAAHDVQVFVLDAVVQRRDLAAQLGLLMEERGHPMH; encoded by the coding sequence ATCATGAAAAAGCTTTTATTGAGCCTTGTGCTGACGCTCGCCGCCGGCCAGGCCGCCGCGCAGCAAGTTGAATATGTCGGAACGGACGCGCCGTTCGCGTCGAATGCGATCTACTTCGTCATGACCGATCGTTTCGTCAATGGCGACACCAGCAACGATCATCGCGACCAGGGTGGTATGCATCACACCTTCGATATCCCCGTACCCGGCCCGAACGGCGAGAGCGATAACATCGGTTATCTCGGTGGCGACTTCAAAGGGATCTTGAATAACGCGGGCTATATCCGTGGCATGGGTTTTGGCGCGGTGTGGATTACCCCGATCGTCGAGAATCCGGATGAAGCGTTTACCGGTGGCGATCCCGTCACCTGGGGCGCGTCGCTGGCCGACCGTGGCAAGGCGGGCTATCACGGTTACTGGGGCGTCAACTTCTACAAGCTCGACGAACATCTGCCGAGCAAGGATCTCGACTTCGCCCGGTTCACCGATAAGATGCGTGCGCAGGGTCTGAAGACCGTGCTCGACATCGTCGCCAACCATGGCTCGCCGTCTTTCAGCATGCCCAAGGCGCAGCCACAGTTCGGGCAGATATTCGACAAGGATGGCAAGCTGATTGCCGATCACCAGAATCTGCGGCCCGACCAGCTCGATCCGGTGCATAATCCGTTGCACCGCTTCTATCACGCCTACGACGATCTGGCGCAGTTGTCGAACAACGACGACGAGAATCCCGCGGTACTGGATTATTTTGTCGGTGCCTACCTGCAATGGGCCGACCAGGGTGCGGATGCGTTCCGCATCGATACGATCAGTCATATGTCGACGACTTTCTGGCGGCAGTTTGCCGAGCGGATTCGTGCAAAGCATCCAGGCTTCTTCATGTTCGGCGAAGCGTTCGACTACAGCCCGGACGATATCGGCCAATACACCTGGGCGCGCAATGGTGGCATCAGCGTGCTCGATTTTCCGCTGCGCCAGCGCATTGCCGAAGTGTTCGAGCATTCGCATAGCGACTACGCGCGTGTTGCCGAACGCCTCTACCTGCGTAATGGGCCATATCAGAACCCTTACGAGCTGGTGACGTTCTACGACAACCACGATATGGCGCGTTTGAATGCGACCGACGATGGATTTGTCGATGCGAACAACTGGCTGTTCACCGCACGTGGCATTCCGGCCGTGTATTACGGTTCGGAAATCGGCTTCGAGCGTGGCCGCGCCGAGCACCAGGGCAACCGCAATTATTTCGGCCAGGAGCGCATCGACGCCGCGCCACGCAGTCGTATCTATCAACAGCTGGCACGCATCGCTCGATTGCGCGAGAAGATACCGGCGCTGCAACGCGGCCTGATGCTGCCGGTAAGGATCGAGGGTGACCAGGCGGTGTTCTACCGCGTGTATCAGAAGGGCGAGGTGCATCAGATCGCGCTGGTGTTGCTCAACAAGGGCGATACGGCAGCGGATATGGTCGTGACGCCTTATCTGCAGCCGGGGACGTGGAAGCCGGCGCTGGGTGGTGATGCGGTGACGGTGAACGAAGGAGGCGCGTTGAAGGCACGGGTCGCCGCGCACGATGTGCAGGTGTTCGTGCTGGACGCTGTGGTGCAGCGTCGCGATCTGGCGGCGCAATTGGGGTTGTTGATGGAGGAGCGTGGGCATCCGATGCACTGA
- a CDS encoding bile acid:sodium symporter family protein → MNLRRFLPDRFTCCLVLTVLLASFLPCRGGTAQVFGWLTDAAIALLFFLHGAKLSREAVIAGMTHWRLHLTVLGSTFVLFPLLGLLLKPLLAPLVTPSLYLGVLFLCTLPSTVQSSIAFTSMARGNIPAAICAASASSLLGIVITPLLVGLILQSHGQGAMTWDAVGEIVLQLLVPFVAGQVAQRWIGDWVGRHRAMLGFVDQGSILLVVYTAFSAAVLQGLWKQTPLPVLGGLVIVDAVLLAAALLITRYGSRAMGFDREDEITIVFCGSKKSLASGVPMAKVLFASQPLGAIVLPLMLFHQVQLMTCAVLARRYAQRQQGNAKVALQD, encoded by the coding sequence ATGAACTTGCGCCGCTTCCTCCCTGATCGCTTTACCTGTTGCCTAGTACTGACAGTGCTCCTGGCCAGCTTTCTGCCGTGTCGCGGCGGTACGGCGCAGGTGTTCGGATGGCTGACCGACGCCGCCATCGCGCTGCTGTTCTTCCTGCATGGCGCCAAGCTGTCACGCGAGGCGGTCATCGCCGGCATGACCCATTGGCGGTTGCATCTGACCGTGCTGGGCAGCACCTTCGTGCTGTTTCCGCTCCTGGGACTGCTGCTCAAGCCGTTGCTGGCGCCGTTGGTGACGCCCAGTCTTTATCTTGGCGTGTTGTTCCTGTGCACCCTGCCGTCGACGGTGCAATCGTCGATTGCCTTCACCTCGATGGCCCGCGGGAATATTCCGGCGGCGATCTGCGCGGCATCGGCATCGAGCCTGTTGGGTATTGTGATCACGCCGCTGCTGGTCGGGTTGATCCTGCAGTCGCATGGCCAGGGCGCGATGACCTGGGATGCGGTGGGTGAGATCGTCCTGCAGTTGCTGGTGCCCTTTGTGGCCGGTCAGGTGGCGCAGCGCTGGATTGGCGACTGGGTGGGCCGGCATCGTGCCATGCTCGGCTTTGTCGACCAAGGCTCGATTCTGCTGGTGGTCTATACCGCCTTCAGTGCCGCCGTGTTGCAGGGGCTATGGAAACAGACGCCGCTGCCGGTACTTGGTGGCCTGGTGATCGTCGATGCCGTGCTGCTGGCGGCCGCCTTGTTGATTACCCGCTATGGCTCACGTGCGATGGGCTTCGATCGCGAGGATGAAATCACTATCGTGTTCTGCGGTTCGAAGAAAAGCCTGGCCAGCGGCGTGCCGATGGCCAAGGTGTTGTTTGCGAGCCAGCCGTTGGGAGCGATCGTGCTGCCATTGATGCTGTTTCATCAGGTGCAGTTGATGACGTGTGCGGTGTTGGCGCGTCGGTATGCGCAACGGCAGCAGGGGAACGCGAAGGTTGCGTTGCAGGATTGA
- a CDS encoding DUF2782 domain-containing protein has protein sequence MKTVALLVVLGAALASSAFAQDSKPAFQPAPPPPGMSDPGVKTSAPSARLAPQSASTPAETGSTVLPGKPIPLPDMKDNSPRDARGEPPPKVNVYKRGEDTVQEYSRNGQVYMVVVTPKSGISQTYDVDPNGKYRSGAHEQIKPVMYKVAEWGTPKKQGDDSDNTPAAPPAANDSGH, from the coding sequence ATGAAAACCGTTGCCTTGCTTGTCGTACTGGGCGCCGCGCTGGCCTCATCGGCCTTCGCACAGGACAGCAAGCCTGCCTTCCAGCCGGCGCCGCCACCGCCGGGCATGTCCGATCCTGGCGTCAAAACCAGCGCGCCTTCGGCCAGGCTGGCGCCGCAGTCTGCGTCCACCCCGGCCGAGACCGGCAGCACGGTGTTGCCGGGCAAGCCGATCCCGCTGCCGGACATGAAAGACAATAGTCCGCGCGACGCGCGCGGCGAGCCGCCGCCGAAGGTCAACGTGTACAAGCGTGGCGAGGACACCGTGCAGGAATATAGCCGCAACGGCCAGGTCTACATGGTGGTGGTGACGCCCAAGTCGGGCATTTCGCAGACCTACGATGTCGATCCGAACGGCAAATACCGCAGCGGTGCGCACGAGCAGATCAAGCCGGTGATGTACAAGGTCGCCGAGTGGGGCACACCCAAGAAGCAGGGCGACGATAGCGACAACACGCCCGCCGCGCCGCCCGCCGCGAACGACAGCGGTCACTGA
- a CDS encoding LacI family DNA-binding transcriptional regulator — translation MQKKDKATSFDIAHRAGVSQSTVSRALRGSPLVSEETRQRIQQAATELKYKVDKNASNLRTRHSGTLALLLFEDPTADESHINPFFLSMLGSITRACAQRGYDLLVSFQQLSHDWHADYADTRKADGIILLGYGDYLAYRDKLAMLVAQGTRSVRWGAVLPDQPDISIGCDNFLGGQDVTRHLLEQGCRRVAYLGDASSHYPEFFARYRGYAQVLHEAGLEVDPGLQVNAESSEQSGYAAMEALLGRDKPFDALFAASDLIAIGAMRALADHGKSVPGDVAVAGFDDIPTASFVNPPLTTVRQDTGQAGQALVNTLLQLIQNEPAGSDMLPVRLVVRKSSLRG, via the coding sequence GTGCAAAAGAAAGACAAAGCCACCTCCTTCGATATCGCCCACCGGGCCGGGGTTTCCCAGTCCACGGTGTCGCGCGCCTTGCGGGGTAGCCCGCTGGTCAGCGAGGAGACCCGCCAGCGGATCCAGCAGGCGGCGACCGAACTCAAGTACAAGGTCGACAAGAACGCCTCCAACCTGCGCACCCGCCATTCGGGCACCCTGGCCTTGCTGCTGTTCGAGGACCCGACCGCAGACGAGTCGCATATCAACCCGTTTTTCCTGTCCATGCTGGGCTCGATCACCCGGGCCTGTGCCCAGCGGGGCTACGACCTGCTGGTGTCGTTCCAGCAGCTGTCGCACGACTGGCATGCCGACTACGCCGACACCCGCAAGGCCGACGGCATCATCCTGCTTGGCTATGGCGACTACCTGGCCTATCGCGACAAGCTGGCCATGCTGGTCGCGCAGGGCACCCGTTCGGTGCGCTGGGGCGCGGTATTGCCCGACCAGCCGGACATCTCCATCGGCTGCGACAACTTCCTGGGCGGCCAGGACGTCACCCGGCACCTGCTTGAACAAGGCTGCCGCCGGGTGGCCTACCTCGGGGACGCGTCCAGCCATTACCCGGAATTCTTCGCCCGCTATCGAGGCTACGCCCAGGTGCTGCACGAGGCCGGCCTGGAGGTCGACCCGGGATTACAGGTCAATGCCGAGAGCTCGGAGCAGTCCGGCTACGCGGCAATGGAGGCCTTGCTCGGCCGCGACAAACCGTTCGATGCGCTGTTTGCCGCCAGCGACCTGATCGCGATCGGGGCCATGCGGGCCTTGGCCGACCATGGCAAGAGCGTCCCGGGCGATGTGGCTGTTGCGGGTTTCGACGATATCCCGACCGCGAGTTTCGTGAACCCGCCGCTGACGACCGTGCGCCAGGATACCGGGCAGGCGGGACAGGCCCTGGTCAACACGCTGCTTCAGCTGATCCAGAACGAGCCGGCCGGGAGCGATATGTTGCCGGTGCGGTTGGTGGTGCGGAAATCGAGTTTGCGGGGGTAA
- a CDS encoding EamA family transporter, with product MNLRESWLLFAIGSAFFAALTAIFGKLGVAGVNSNLATFIRTVVILAVIAAIVSLRHEWARPSGLPWHSWLFLVLSAIATGLSWLCYYRALQLGPVSKVAPIDKLSVAMAIVLGLIFLGEKPSLPLLIGGVLIVAGAIVIAVF from the coding sequence GTGAATCTGCGCGAAAGCTGGCTGCTGTTTGCCATCGGCTCGGCGTTCTTCGCCGCGCTGACGGCGATATTCGGCAAGCTGGGCGTGGCCGGGGTCAATTCGAATCTCGCCACCTTCATTCGCACGGTGGTGATCCTTGCCGTCATCGCCGCGATCGTCAGCTTACGTCACGAATGGGCGCGCCCATCGGGTCTGCCCTGGCATAGCTGGCTGTTTCTGGTGCTTTCGGCCATAGCGACGGGCTTGTCCTGGCTTTGCTACTACCGTGCCTTGCAACTGGGTCCTGTGAGCAAGGTGGCGCCGATCGACAAGCTCAGCGTGGCGATGGCGATTGTGCTGGGCCTGATCTTTCTGGGTGAAAAACCCAGCCTGCCATTATTGATCGGCGGCGTGCTGATCGTGGCCGGCGCGATCGTGATTGCCGTCTTTTGA